Proteins from a genomic interval of Gluconacetobacter diazotrophicus PA1 5:
- a CDS encoding ubiquinone biosynthesis protein COQ9: MIVKRCASGLAARLAGCAAACALPGRPERSAARDAALARMGDVAGQRGWGMDVLRDVAGADADLLFPGGPADLVESWFDHADRAMIEAAHGLDEPRLSRRVRAVILLRLDRVTPDRAAVRRALGVLVTPGHGAALARTMVRTVDAIWEAAGDRATGVTRQTKRMTLGTIYAQVLLFWLARGDDRAAVADFLDRRLAAVARFGRLKQRMMARRAA; this comes from the coding sequence ATGATCGTGAAGCGATGCGCCAGCGGCCTGGCGGCCCGGCTGGCAGGATGCGCCGCCGCCTGCGCCCTTCCGGGGCGGCCGGAACGCAGCGCGGCGCGTGACGCGGCCCTGGCCCGCATGGGCGACGTGGCGGGCCAGCGCGGATGGGGCATGGACGTGTTGCGCGACGTCGCCGGAGCGGATGCCGACCTGCTGTTTCCCGGCGGCCCGGCGGATCTGGTCGAGTCCTGGTTCGACCATGCCGACCGCGCGATGATCGAGGCCGCGCATGGCCTGGACGAACCACGCCTCAGCCGCCGGGTGCGCGCGGTCATCCTGCTGCGGCTGGACAGGGTCACGCCCGACCGCGCGGCGGTGCGCCGGGCGCTGGGCGTGCTGGTGACGCCCGGCCATGGCGCGGCGCTGGCGCGCACCATGGTACGGACGGTCGATGCGATCTGGGAGGCCGCGGGCGACCGCGCGACCGGGGTCACCCGCCAGACCAAGCGCATGACCCTGGGCACGATCTATGCGCAGGTGCTGCTGTTCTGGCTGGCGCGGGGCGATGACCGGGCCGCGGTTGCGGACTTCCTGGACCGGCGGCTGGCCGCTGTTGCACGATTCGGCCGGCTGAAGCAGCGCATGATGGCGCGGCGGGCCGCCTGA
- the rpsP gene encoding 30S ribosomal protein S16 has product MSLKIRLARAGAKKRPYYHIVIADSRSPRDGRFIEKVGAYNPMLPSDHADRVRLVNERITHWLSQGALPTDRVARFLGNAGLAPKPAYTEQPKKSAPKKRAQERAAAAAAAAA; this is encoded by the coding sequence ATGAGCCTCAAGATCCGCCTTGCCCGCGCCGGTGCGAAGAAGCGTCCGTACTATCACATCGTGATCGCCGACAGCCGTTCGCCCCGCGATGGCCGCTTCATCGAGAAGGTGGGCGCCTACAACCCGATGCTGCCGTCCGACCACGCCGACCGCGTGCGCCTGGTGAACGAGCGCATCACCCACTGGCTGTCGCAGGGCGCGCTGCCGACCGACCGCGTCGCCCGCTTCCTGGGCAATGCCGGCCTGGCGCCGAAGCCCGCCTACACCGAACAGCCGAAGAAGTCGGCGCCGAAGAAGCGCGCGCAGGAGCGTGCGGCCGCCGCCGCCGCTGCCGCGGCCTGA
- a CDS encoding outer membrane protein assembly factor BamE, with the protein MRSSSDTTPTSRPIRRLLPCAVIGMGLLLSGCSVFLSRPVPRGSLVEPDDYAQLKPGVSTRSDVMDLLGSPTTHATFDDNTWIYISMETVYVPISFPGIRKQDVVVLNFDNGGVLRNLRTLNLKNARPVTMSPDVTPTPGTRINIVQQILGNVGRYNPMSNLNSTFGGSTGPMGFNSGPGHGGTGNSLP; encoded by the coding sequence ATGCGGTCATCTTCGGACACGACGCCGACTTCCCGCCCCATCAGGCGCCTGCTGCCTTGCGCCGTCATCGGAATGGGACTGCTGCTGTCCGGGTGCTCGGTCTTCCTGTCGCGGCCGGTGCCGCGCGGATCGCTGGTCGAGCCGGACGATTATGCCCAGCTCAAGCCGGGGGTCAGCACGCGTTCTGACGTCATGGACCTGCTGGGGTCGCCGACGACGCACGCGACGTTCGACGACAACACATGGATCTATATCTCCATGGAAACCGTCTACGTCCCGATCAGCTTTCCGGGCATCCGGAAGCAGGATGTCGTGGTCCTGAACTTCGACAATGGCGGCGTGCTGCGCAACCTGCGGACGCTGAACCTCAAGAACGCGCGCCCCGTGACCATGAGCCCGGACGTGACCCCGACCCCGGGCACCCGGATCAACATCGTCCAGCAGATCCTGGGCAATGTCGGCCGCTACAACCCGATGAGCAACCTGAACAGCACCTTCGGCGGCAGCACCGGCCCGATGGGCTTCAACAGCGGACCGGGCCACGGGGGCACGGGCAACTCCCTCCCCTGA
- the def gene encoding peptide deformylase has translation MTLLKIARMGHPVLLRRADEVADPTAPDIARLIDDMIETMEDARGAGLAAPQVHVSLRLFVYRVPAERSAGGDDPPRETSVLINPVLSLVDDEMALRPEGCLSIPGLRGMVPRHVRIAYSGLDRAGQAVQGVASGFLANVLQHEYDHLDGILYPMRMTDLGQMGFDEEIGRYGVRT, from the coding sequence ATGACCCTGCTCAAGATTGCCCGGATGGGCCATCCCGTGCTGCTGCGCCGCGCGGACGAGGTCGCGGACCCCACCGCGCCCGACATCGCGCGCCTGATCGACGACATGATCGAGACGATGGAGGACGCGCGCGGCGCGGGCCTGGCGGCGCCGCAGGTCCATGTCTCGCTGCGGCTGTTCGTCTACCGCGTGCCGGCCGAACGCAGCGCCGGAGGGGACGATCCGCCCCGTGAGACCAGCGTGCTGATCAATCCCGTCCTCAGCCTCGTGGATGACGAGATGGCGTTGCGGCCCGAGGGCTGCCTGTCGATTCCCGGCCTGCGCGGCATGGTGCCCCGGCATGTCCGCATCGCCTATTCCGGCCTGGACCGGGCAGGGCAGGCGGTGCAGGGCGTCGCGTCGGGTTTCCTGGCGAACGTGCTACAGCATGAATACGATCACCTGGACGGTATTCTCTACCCGATGCGGATGACCGATCTGGGGCAGATGGGATTCGACGAGGAAATCGGACGATACGGAGTACGCACATGA
- the rpsU gene encoding 30S ribosomal protein S21, whose amino-acid sequence MQVLVRDNNVDQALKALKKKMQREGIFREMKLRRHYEKPSERKAREAAEAVRRARKMERKRLEREGF is encoded by the coding sequence GTGCAGGTTCTCGTTCGCGACAACAATGTCGACCAGGCTCTCAAGGCGCTCAAGAAGAAGATGCAGCGTGAAGGCATCTTCCGTGAAATGAAGCTGCGTCGCCACTACGAAAAGCCGTCCGAGCGCAAGGCGCGCGAGGCTGCCGAAGCTGTGCGCCGCGCCCGCAAGATGGAGCGCAAGCGCCTGGAGCGCGAAGGGTTCTAA
- the leuC gene encoding 3-isopropylmalate dehydratase large subunit — protein MAARTLFDKIWDSHVVERLEDGTAILYIDRHLVHEVTSPQAFEGLRASGRRLRRPDATIAVVDHNVPTSDRTRPIEEPESRNQVETLERNVREFGVPYFPLLSERQGIVHVVGPEQGISLPGMTIVCGDSHTSTHGALGALAFGIGTSEVEHVMATQTLLQKPARNMKVVVEGPLGAGVTAKDVMLAIIGRIGTAGGTGHVIEFAGSTIRGLDMAGRMTICNMAIEAGARAGLVAPDQTTFDYVRGRPFAPQGEAFDQAVAWWKTLPADEGAQYDKVVELRAEDIPPVLTWGTSPETVIPVTGTVPDPQAEPDEARRGQMRRMLDYMGLQAGQPIAGVPVDVVFIGSCTNSRIEDLRSAAAVVAGRHVAPGVRAMVVPGSGIVKAQAEQEGLDRIFRDAGFEWREAGCSMCLGMNPDKLTPGQRCASTSNRNFEGRQGPGGRTHLLSPAMAAAAAVTGHLTDVRELI, from the coding sequence ATGGCCGCACGCACGCTGTTCGACAAGATCTGGGACAGTCATGTCGTCGAACGGCTTGAGGACGGCACGGCCATTCTCTACATCGACCGCCACCTGGTGCATGAAGTCACCAGCCCCCAGGCGTTCGAGGGGCTGCGCGCCAGCGGCCGGCGCCTGCGCCGCCCGGACGCCACCATCGCGGTGGTGGACCATAACGTGCCGACGTCGGACCGTACCCGGCCGATCGAGGAACCGGAAAGCCGCAACCAGGTCGAAACGCTGGAGCGCAATGTCCGGGAATTTGGCGTTCCCTATTTCCCGCTGCTGTCCGAACGCCAGGGCATCGTACATGTCGTGGGGCCGGAACAGGGGATTTCGCTGCCTGGCATGACCATCGTCTGCGGCGACAGCCATACGTCCACCCACGGCGCGCTGGGTGCGCTGGCGTTCGGCATCGGCACGTCCGAGGTCGAGCATGTCATGGCGACCCAGACGCTGCTCCAGAAGCCCGCGCGGAACATGAAGGTGGTGGTCGAGGGCCCGCTGGGCGCGGGGGTGACGGCCAAGGACGTGATGCTGGCGATCATCGGCCGCATCGGCACGGCGGGCGGCACCGGGCATGTGATCGAATTCGCGGGATCGACCATTCGCGGGCTGGACATGGCCGGCCGGATGACGATCTGCAACATGGCGATCGAAGCCGGCGCCCGCGCCGGCCTGGTCGCGCCCGACCAGACGACGTTCGACTATGTGCGCGGCCGCCCCTTCGCCCCGCAGGGCGAGGCGTTCGACCAGGCGGTGGCCTGGTGGAAGACGCTGCCTGCGGACGAGGGCGCGCAGTACGACAAGGTCGTCGAATTGCGGGCCGAGGACATTCCGCCGGTCCTGACCTGGGGCACCAGCCCGGAAACCGTCATTCCGGTGACGGGCACGGTCCCCGATCCGCAGGCCGAGCCCGACGAGGCCCGGCGCGGGCAGATGCGGCGCATGCTGGACTATATGGGCCTGCAGGCCGGGCAGCCGATTGCCGGCGTGCCGGTGGATGTCGTCTTCATCGGGTCCTGCACCAACAGCCGGATCGAGGACCTGCGTTCGGCGGCCGCGGTGGTGGCGGGCCGTCATGTCGCGCCGGGCGTGCGCGCGATGGTGGTGCCTGGTTCGGGCATCGTGAAGGCCCAGGCCGAGCAGGAGGGGCTGGACCGCATCTTCCGCGATGCCGGCTTCGAATGGCGCGAGGCAGGCTGTTCGATGTGCCTGGGCATGAACCCGGACAAGCTGACCCCCGGCCAGCGCTGCGCCTCGACCTCGAACCGCAATTTCGAGGGACGGCAGGGCCCGGGCGGCCGCACCCACCTGCTGTCGCCCGCCATGGCGGCGGCGGCGGCGGTCACGGGACATCTGACAGACGTGCGGGAGCTGATCTGA
- a CDS encoding response regulator: MGTDGRDNAVRDGSIAGAHILVVDDDPRLRRLLQRYLTEQGFRISAAASAAEARQVLGFMQPDAMVLDVTMPGENGLLLTRALRQEGQDLPILLLTARGEPEDRITGLEAGADDYLGKPFEPRELLLRLKAHLRRFAPPPPSDNLRVVRLGGLEFDPARGLLSGPEGSVHLTGGEIALLTVLARRPNETLSRDEIARVLDMEEIGERAVDVQVTRLRRRIEPDPREPRFLQTVRGKGYVLKPGL, from the coding sequence ATGGGTACGGACGGACGGGACAACGCGGTGCGGGACGGGTCGATCGCCGGGGCGCATATTCTGGTGGTGGATGACGATCCGCGCCTGCGCCGCCTGCTGCAACGCTACCTGACCGAGCAGGGGTTTCGCATCAGCGCCGCCGCGTCGGCGGCCGAGGCCCGGCAGGTGCTGGGCTTCATGCAGCCCGACGCGATGGTGCTGGACGTGACCATGCCCGGCGAGAACGGACTGCTGCTGACCCGCGCCCTGCGGCAGGAGGGGCAGGACCTGCCGATCCTGCTGCTGACCGCGCGCGGCGAGCCCGAGGACCGCATTACCGGGCTGGAGGCCGGGGCCGACGATTACCTGGGCAAGCCCTTCGAGCCGCGCGAACTGCTGCTGCGGCTGAAGGCGCATCTGCGGCGGTTCGCGCCGCCGCCGCCGTCGGACAATCTGCGCGTGGTCCGGCTGGGCGGGCTGGAATTCGACCCGGCACGGGGCCTGCTGTCGGGTCCCGAGGGCAGCGTCCACCTGACGGGGGGCGAGATCGCGCTGCTGACCGTGCTGGCGCGCCGCCCCAACGAGACCCTGTCGCGCGACGAGATCGCCCGGGTGCTGGACATGGAGGAAATCGGCGAGCGCGCGGTGGACGTGCAGGTGACGCGCCTGCGCCGCCGGATCGAGCCCGACCCGCGTGAACCCCGATTCCTCCAGACCGTGCGCGGCAAGGGCTATGTGCTGAAGCCCGGGCTGTGA
- the leuB gene encoding 3-isopropylmalate dehydrogenase has protein sequence MTVTKKLLVLPGDGIGPEIMHEVARVVAWMSRTRGIVFDISEDLVGGASLAVHGVPIRDEVIAAAKAADAVLFGSVGDPKWASAGFDRRPEIAILKLRQELGLFANLRPAKVFDALVDSSTLKPEVVAGLDIMIVRETVGGIYFGEPRGIETLPDGTKRGINTEVYTTAEIERVARVAFDLARQRGNRVCSVEKCNVMESGLLWKEVVTDLHAREYADVELSHMLADNCAMQMVRNPRQFDVIVTGNLFGDLLSDLASMLTGSLGMLPSATLGAVDAAGRRPALYEPIHGSAPDIAGKGIANPLAQILSFSMLLRYSFAMEAEAALIEKAVANVLASGLRTADIMSPGMAPVSTAVMGEAVVRELDKLNG, from the coding sequence ATGACCGTTACCAAGAAGCTCCTTGTCCTGCCCGGAGACGGGATCGGCCCCGAGATCATGCACGAAGTCGCGCGGGTCGTGGCGTGGATGAGCCGCACGCGCGGCATCGTCTTCGACATTTCCGAGGACCTGGTCGGTGGCGCGTCGCTGGCGGTGCATGGCGTGCCGATTCGTGACGAGGTGATCGCGGCGGCGAAGGCGGCCGACGCGGTGCTGTTCGGTTCGGTCGGCGATCCGAAATGGGCGTCGGCCGGTTTCGACCGCCGCCCGGAAATCGCGATCCTGAAACTGCGCCAGGAACTGGGACTGTTCGCCAACCTGCGTCCGGCCAAGGTGTTCGACGCGCTGGTCGATTCCAGCACGCTGAAGCCGGAGGTCGTGGCCGGGCTGGATATCATGATCGTGCGCGAAACCGTGGGCGGCATCTATTTCGGCGAGCCGCGCGGGATCGAGACCCTGCCCGACGGCACGAAGCGCGGCATCAACACGGAAGTCTACACCACGGCGGAAATCGAGCGCGTCGCCCGCGTCGCCTTCGACCTGGCGCGGCAGCGCGGCAATCGCGTCTGCTCGGTCGAAAAATGCAACGTGATGGAAAGCGGCCTGTTGTGGAAAGAGGTCGTGACCGACCTGCACGCGCGCGAGTACGCGGATGTCGAACTCAGCCACATGCTGGCGGATAATTGCGCGATGCAGATGGTGCGCAACCCGCGCCAGTTCGACGTGATCGTGACCGGCAACTTGTTCGGCGACCTGCTGTCCGACCTGGCGTCGATGCTGACCGGCAGCCTGGGCATGCTGCCCTCCGCCACGCTGGGCGCGGTGGACGCCGCCGGCCGCCGGCCCGCGCTGTATGAACCCATCCACGGCAGCGCGCCCGACATCGCGGGCAAGGGCATCGCGAATCCGCTGGCGCAGATCCTCTCGTTCTCGATGCTGCTGCGCTATTCCTTCGCGATGGAGGCCGAGGCCGCGCTGATCGAAAAGGCGGTCGCCAACGTCCTGGCCAGCGGCCTGCGCACCGCCGACATCATGAGCCCCGGCATGGCCCCGGTCAGCACCGCTGTCATGGGCGAGGCCGTGGTGCGCGAACTCGACAAACTGAACGGCTGA
- the leuD gene encoding 3-isopropylmalate dehydratase small subunit, producing MEKFTVLTAIAAPLPEANIDTDKIIPARFLKTTKRSGLGVHAFDGMRYNPDGSEKPDFVLNQAPYRQAGILITYDNLGCGSSREHAPWALLDFGIRCVIAPSFADIFFNNCFKNGILPIRLPREVCDALMDDARLGGNGRLTVDLERQVVIRPDGAEIAFEIDPLRRHLLLEGLDDIGQTLQHEGAIDTFEATRERAQPWQTRIVID from the coding sequence ATGGAGAAATTCACCGTCCTGACCGCGATCGCGGCGCCGCTGCCCGAAGCGAACATCGACACGGACAAGATCATTCCCGCCCGGTTCCTGAAGACCACCAAGCGGTCGGGGCTGGGCGTGCATGCCTTCGACGGCATGCGCTACAATCCGGACGGGTCCGAAAAGCCCGATTTCGTGCTGAACCAGGCGCCCTATCGCCAGGCCGGCATCCTGATCACTTACGACAATCTCGGCTGCGGTTCGTCGCGCGAACATGCGCCGTGGGCGCTGCTGGATTTCGGCATCCGCTGCGTGATCGCGCCGTCCTTTGCGGATATCTTCTTCAATAACTGCTTCAAGAACGGAATCCTGCCGATCCGGCTGCCGCGCGAGGTCTGCGACGCGCTGATGGACGATGCGCGGCTGGGCGGCAACGGCCGGCTGACGGTCGATCTGGAACGCCAGGTGGTCATCCGCCCGGACGGCGCCGAAATCGCCTTCGAGATCGATCCGCTGCGCCGGCACCTGCTGCTGGAAGGGCTGGACGATATCGGCCAGACCCTGCAGCACGAAGGCGCGATCGACACTTTCGAGGCCACGCGCGAACGGGCCCAGCCCTGGCAGACGCGGATCGTCATCGACTGA
- the trmD gene encoding tRNA (guanosine(37)-N1)-methyltransferase TrmD: MTWRATVLTLFPDMFPGPLGQSLAGRALEGGLWSVEARNLREYGLGRHRVVDDTPFGGGAGMVMRPDVVSAAIRDVAPAGRPLVYPTPRGRPLRQDDVRRYAGGPGLVVLCGRYEGVDERALEACGAEQVSIGDYVLSGGEMAALVLLDSCVRLIPGVMGSDASGTEESFSDGLLEYPHYTKPASWEGRDVPDILLSGHHAAIAGWRQTESETATRTRRPDLWAAHLERTGCTDRQF, encoded by the coding sequence ATGACCTGGCGGGCCACCGTGCTGACCCTGTTCCCCGACATGTTCCCCGGCCCGCTGGGCCAGTCGCTGGCCGGCCGTGCGCTGGAAGGCGGCCTGTGGTCGGTCGAGGCACGGAACCTGCGCGAGTACGGGCTGGGGCGGCATCGCGTCGTGGACGACACGCCGTTCGGGGGCGGGGCCGGCATGGTCATGCGTCCCGATGTGGTGTCGGCCGCGATCCGCGACGTGGCGCCGGCCGGGCGTCCGCTGGTCTATCCCACGCCGCGCGGCCGCCCGCTGCGCCAGGACGACGTGCGCCGCTATGCCGGCGGCCCGGGCCTGGTCGTGCTGTGCGGCCGGTACGAGGGGGTGGACGAACGGGCGCTGGAGGCCTGCGGTGCCGAACAGGTCTCGATCGGCGACTACGTCCTGTCGGGGGGGGAGATGGCGGCCCTGGTGCTGCTGGATTCCTGCGTCCGGCTGATCCCGGGGGTCATGGGCTCCGACGCCAGCGGCACGGAGGAAAGCTTTTCCGACGGGCTGCTGGAATATCCGCACTACACCAAGCCGGCGAGCTGGGAAGGGCGCGACGTGCCCGACATCCTGCTGTCCGGCCACCACGCCGCCATCGCCGGATGGCGGCAGACTGAATCCGAGACGGCGACCCGGACCCGTCGGCCCGACCTGTGGGCCGCACATCTGGAGCGCACCGGCTGCACTGACAGACAGTTTTGA
- a CDS encoding ATP-binding protein: MAWLRRRMDRPVRRVLPRSLLGRTLLIVLIPLVVTQGISLELFYGNYLQVVSRRMSGSVAADIVLTLDLMGRYHAAGDRAWIMRRVRERTQLDMIWNPGQRLDRTGSTHVLGPMDEDLAQALETSIGRPAFIDWIDDPHTVGIRIQMPDGVLDVGAPRKRLDVAPIWLFVVWTVGSTLLLFLVASVFMRNQVRAIRRLARAAELFGLGRDTGPIRPEGAQEVRKAAVAFNRMQDRIFRFVAQRTAVLAGVSHDLRTPLTRLRLSLAMIPHQGAIDAEMLRADVADMIGDIAEMERMIESYLSFARGEGAETPVAVDVGALLDETAAAFRRAGGTVLSISLPAPVEATLRPDAFRRVLDNVMQNARRHGGRVALSASRDGRGIVVCIDDDGPGIQTDRLETVFRPFESGQNGGTGLGLTISRDIVRAHGGDITLQPSRLGGLQVRIILPV, translated from the coding sequence ATGGCGTGGCTGCGCCGCCGGATGGACCGGCCGGTGCGCCGGGTCCTGCCGCGTTCCCTGCTGGGGCGGACCCTGCTGATCGTGTTGATCCCGCTGGTCGTGACGCAGGGGATCTCGCTGGAACTGTTTTACGGCAATTACCTGCAGGTCGTCTCGCGCCGCATGTCGGGCAGCGTCGCGGCGGACATCGTCCTGACGCTGGACCTGATGGGGCGGTATCACGCGGCCGGCGACCGGGCCTGGATCATGCGGCGGGTGCGTGAGCGCACGCAGCTGGACATGATCTGGAATCCGGGTCAGCGCCTGGACCGGACGGGATCGACCCACGTGCTGGGACCGATGGACGAGGATCTGGCCCAGGCGCTGGAGACGTCGATCGGCCGGCCCGCCTTCATCGACTGGATCGACGACCCGCACACCGTTGGTATCCGCATCCAGATGCCCGACGGGGTGCTGGATGTCGGCGCCCCGCGCAAGCGGCTGGATGTCGCGCCGATCTGGCTGTTCGTCGTCTGGACGGTGGGCAGCACGCTGCTGCTGTTCCTGGTTGCCAGCGTGTTCATGCGCAACCAGGTCCGTGCCATTCGTCGTCTGGCCCGCGCGGCGGAATTGTTCGGGCTGGGCCGCGACACCGGGCCCATCCGTCCCGAAGGCGCGCAGGAGGTACGCAAGGCGGCCGTCGCCTTCAACCGCATGCAGGACCGCATCTTCCGCTTCGTGGCGCAGCGCACCGCCGTCCTGGCGGGCGTGTCGCACGACCTGCGCACGCCGCTGACCCGGCTGCGGCTTTCGCTGGCCATGATCCCGCACCAGGGCGCGATCGATGCCGAAATGCTCCGCGCCGACGTGGCGGACATGATCGGCGACATCGCGGAAATGGAGCGCATGATCGAAAGCTACCTGTCCTTCGCGCGGGGCGAGGGGGCCGAGACACCGGTCGCGGTCGATGTCGGCGCATTGCTGGACGAGACCGCCGCCGCCTTCCGCAGGGCGGGCGGCACCGTCCTGTCGATCTCGCTGCCTGCGCCGGTCGAGGCCACGCTGCGGCCCGATGCCTTCCGCCGGGTGCTGGACAACGTCATGCAGAACGCGCGCCGCCATGGCGGCCGCGTCGCCCTCAGTGCCAGCCGCGATGGACGCGGCATCGTCGTCTGCATCGATGATGACGGACCGGGAATCCAGACGGACCGGCTGGAGACGGTCTTTCGCCCATTCGAAAGCGGACAGAACGGGGGAACCGGCCTGGGGCTGACGATCTCACGCGATATCGTGCGCGCCCATGGCGGGGACATCACCCTGCAGCCCAGCCGCCTGGGCGGCCTTCAGGTCAGGATCATACTGCCCGTATAG
- the rimM gene encoding ribosome maturation factor RimM (Essential for efficient processing of 16S rRNA), whose protein sequence is MDRERILMGVVGRPHGVRGLVRVHSYAAVPEDLTAYGALTDEHGQVWSLRWRGDGIAELRDAAGQPLSGRDAAQAMVNRRLYVARTSLPEPDQDEFYFTDLIGMDVRAQGTDAPLGRVLVVHDYGAGVSLELGGQGHAPLILPFTRACFPVVDVAAGRIEAVLPDEIEVQGDLSDKGEVEVSATGGAS, encoded by the coding sequence GTGGATCGCGAGCGTATCCTGATGGGTGTGGTGGGACGTCCGCATGGCGTGCGGGGGCTGGTGCGCGTGCACAGCTACGCCGCCGTGCCGGAGGACCTGACCGCCTATGGGGCGCTGACCGACGAGCACGGACAGGTCTGGAGCCTGCGCTGGCGGGGTGACGGCATTGCCGAGCTGCGCGACGCGGCGGGGCAGCCCCTGTCGGGCCGCGACGCCGCGCAGGCAATGGTCAACCGGCGCCTCTATGTCGCGCGGACCAGCCTGCCGGAGCCCGATCAGGACGAATTCTACTTCACCGACCTGATCGGCATGGATGTCCGCGCCCAGGGCACCGACGCGCCGCTGGGCCGCGTGCTGGTCGTCCATGATTACGGCGCGGGGGTCAGCCTGGAACTCGGTGGCCAGGGGCATGCACCCCTGATCCTGCCGTTCACCCGGGCGTGCTTTCCGGTGGTCGACGTCGCCGCCGGCCGGATCGAGGCGGTCCTGCCGGACGAGATCGAGGTGCAGGGCGACCTGTCCGACAAGGGCGAGGTCGAGGTTTCGGCAACCGGGGGTGCGTCATGA
- a CDS encoding MarR family winged helix-turn-helix transcriptional regulator — protein sequence MANESKAPARRPGGAAAGSGLLFLREEEMRQAQELMGLAWRDFGAVVDPVLEGLGLGRAHHRVLQLVGHHPGIAVGALLDLLGITKQSLGRVLADLQSRGYVTQEVGRRDRRLRLLHLTESGAAVERQLFDLQREKLMGVYRDAGAAAIEGFRRVMQGLMDDRTRRVLDSVNAATERTRRGRT from the coding sequence GTGGCGAACGAATCCAAGGCGCCGGCGCGGCGACCCGGCGGCGCGGCGGCGGGGTCCGGCCTGCTGTTCCTGCGCGAGGAGGAGATGCGCCAGGCGCAGGAATTGATGGGCCTGGCATGGCGCGATTTTGGCGCGGTGGTCGATCCGGTGCTGGAGGGGCTGGGGCTGGGCCGCGCGCATCACCGGGTCCTGCAACTGGTGGGCCACCACCCGGGCATTGCCGTCGGCGCGCTGCTGGACCTGCTGGGAATCACCAAGCAGAGCCTGGGCCGCGTCCTGGCCGACCTGCAATCGCGCGGCTATGTCACGCAGGAAGTGGGCCGGCGGGACCGCAGGTTGCGCCTGTTGCACCTGACCGAATCCGGCGCTGCGGTGGAACGCCAGTTGTTCGATCTGCAGCGCGAGAAGCTGATGGGCGTCTACCGCGATGCGGGGGCGGCGGCGATCGAGGGGTTTCGCCGCGTCATGCAGGGCCTTATGGACGACAGGACGCGCCGCGTGCTGGACAGCGTCAATGCTGCGACCGAGCGTACACGCCGAGGCAGGACATGA
- the rplS gene encoding 50S ribosomal protein L19 has protein sequence MNIIQQYEADEIARLSAAREVPEFGPGDTVRVSVRVVEGERKRIQAYEGVVIARSNKGLNSNFTVRKISNGEGVERVFPLYAPTIAEIKVVRRGAVRRAKLYYLRGRRGKSARIAERARETVSAEA, from the coding sequence ATGAACATTATCCAGCAGTATGAGGCCGACGAGATCGCGCGCCTTTCCGCCGCCCGCGAAGTGCCGGAATTCGGCCCCGGCGACACGGTCCGCGTGTCCGTCCGCGTCGTCGAGGGCGAGCGCAAGCGTATCCAGGCCTACGAGGGCGTGGTGATCGCGCGGTCGAACAAGGGGCTGAACAGCAACTTCACCGTCCGCAAGATCTCGAATGGCGAAGGCGTCGAGCGCGTGTTCCCGCTCTATGCCCCCACGATCGCCGAGATCAAGGTCGTGCGTCGCGGTGCCGTCCGTCGCGCGAAGCTGTATTATCTGCGTGGCCGTCGCGGCAAGTCGGCCCGTATCGCCGAGCGCGCGCGTGAGACGGTGTCGGCCGAGGCCTGA